A single region of the Phalacrocorax aristotelis chromosome 17, bGulAri2.1, whole genome shotgun sequence genome encodes:
- the RALGDS gene encoding ral guanine nucleotide dissociation stimulator isoform X5 — protein sequence MVSRRRVPPHRAAAPAPAAERLFEGCRRARSLWGGVRLEVAGESSPVVLHSFTQLDPDLPPLESSTQEIGEELEDGVIYSISLRKVQLHHTANKGQRWLGQFENESALNLYETCKVRTIKAGTLEKLVEYLVSAFKGNDSTYVTIFLCTYRAFATTKQVLDLLLNRYGKLHVQANGDHARHAVDERMELKNTISSILGAWLDQYSEDFRKPPDFACLKQLISYVCHNIPGSDLERRARILLAQFQQQERSEPEAEAVDHGGCTFQLVEENGVGDGKPDFLSFSPEMVAEQFTLMDAELFKKVVPYHCLGCIWSQRDKKGKEHLAPTIRATVSQFNSVANCVIATCLGDRSLKPQQRAKVVERWIEVARECRILKNFSSLRAILSALQCNAVHRLKKTWDEVLRESIRTFHELSEIFSDENNHSLSRELLIKEGTSKFATLEINPKRAQKRQQQQREMGVMQGTIPYLGTFLTDLVMLDTAMKDFLDGGLINFEKRRKEFEVIAQIKLLQSACNNYSFTQEDQFVDWFHSLERLSEAESYGLSCEIEPLSESASNTLKAKKNTGIIKRWSDRQPPSTEPCASGSSHSKSFDQLKCGQYLCSGDATDSVSVTSAGSSSSDVEEINISFIPESPDCQEKKFWESTSLSSLDTSGIGSGSSSASSSSVSSTPVTASRTHKRSVSGISSYSSLSLPLYNQQVDDCCIIRVSLAVDNGNMYKSILVTSQDKTPVVIRKAMAKHNLDGDRPEDYELVQIISEERELKIPDNANVFYAMNSAANYDFVLKKRGFSKGVKIKHGSSSTLPRMKQKGLKIAKGIF from the exons AGCTCCACACAGGAGATTGGAGAAGAGCTAGAGGATGGTGTGATCTACAGCATATCGCTCCGGAAAGTGCAGCTCCATCACACGGCCAACAAAGGGCAGCGATGGCTGGGG CAGTTTGAGAATGAGTCAGCCTTAAACCTCTATGAGACATGTAAGGTGCGGACAATAAAAGCTGGGACCTTGGAGAAGCTGGTGGAGTACCTGGTCTCAGCCTTCAAAGGCAATGACTCCACATATGTCACCATCTTCCTGTGCACTTACCGGGCCTTCGCCACCACAAAGCAAGTGCTGGACCTACTGCTTAACAG GTACGGCAAACTCCATGTGCAGGCGAATGGGGACCACGCCAGGCATGCTGTGGATGAGAGGATGGAGCTGAAGAA TACCATCTCCTCCATCCTGGGCGCCTGGCTGGACCAGTACTCAGAGGACTTCCGCAAGCCTCCAGACTTCGCCTGCCTCAAGCAGCTCATCTCCTACGTGTGCCACAACATCCCTGGCTCGGACCTGGAGCGCCGAGCCCGCATATTGCTGGCCCAGTTCCAGCAGCAAGAGCGGAGTGAGCCTGAGGCAGAAG CTGTGGACCATGGTGGCTGCACATTCCAGCTGGTGGAGGAGAACGGGGTCGGGGATGGGAAGCCGGATTTCCTCTCCTTCTCGCCAGAGATGGTGGCAGAACAGTTCACGCTGATGGATGCT GAGCTGTTTAAGAAAGTGGTGCCTTACCACTGCCTGGGCTGCATCTGGTCTCAGCGAGACAAGAAGGGCAAAGAGCACCTGGCGCCCACCATCCGTGCCACGGTCTCGCAGTTCAACAGCGTGGCCAACTGTGTCATTGCCACGTGTCTCGGAGACCGGTCCCTGAAGCCGCAGCAGAGGGCTAAAGTGGTGGAGCGGTGGATCGAAGTGGCTCGG GAGTGCCGCATCCTGAAGAACTTCTCCTCCCTCCGAGCCATCCTGTCGGCTCTGCAGTGCAACGCTGTTCACCGGCTGAAGAAGACGTGGGACGAGGTCCTACG GGAGAGTATCCGCACCTTCCACGAGCTCTCCGAGATCTTCTCTGATGAGAACAACCACTCACTGAGCCGGGAGCTTCTCATCAAG GAGGGCACGTCCAAATTTGCCACCTTGGAGATCAACCCAAAGAGGGCTCAgaagcggcagcagcagcagcgagagatg GGTGTGATGCAGGGCACCATTCCTTATCTTGGCACCTTCCTCACAGACCTGGTAATGCTCGACACGGCCATGAAGGATTTCCTGGAC ggcGGGCTGATCAACTttgagaagagaaggaag GAGTTCGAAGTCATTGCCCAGATCAAGCTGCTTCAGTCGGCCTGCAACAACTATAGCTTCACGCAGGAGGACCAGTTTGTGGACTGGTTCCACAGCTTGGAGCGGCTCAGTGAGGCCGAGAG ctaTGGGCTGTCATGCGAGATTGAGCCGCTGTCAGAGTCAGCCAGCAACACGTTGAAGGCGAAGAAAAACACGGGCATCATCAAGCGATGGAGCGA CCGGCAGCCGCCGAGCACTGAGCCCTGTGCCAGTGGCAGCTCCCACTCGAAATCCTTTGACCAGCTCAAGTGCGGGCAGTACCTGTGCAGCGGGGATGCCACCGACTCCGTGAGTGTCACCTCCGCTGGTTCCAGCAGCTCCGATGTGGAGGAGATCAACATCAGCTTCATCCCAGAGTCCCCTGACTGCCAGGAGAAGAAG tTCTGGGAATCcacctctctctcctccctggaCACGTCGGGCATCGGCTCaggctccagcagtgcctcatccTCTTCCGTCTCCTCCACACCGGTGACAGCCTCCCGCACCCACAAGCGCTCGGTCTCCGGCATCTCCAGCTACTCCTCCCTCTCGCTGCCCCTCTACAACCAGCAGGTCGACGACTGCTGCATCATCCGCGTCAGCCTGGCTGTGGACAACGGCAACATGTACAAGAGCATACTG GTGACGAGCCAGGATAAGACCCCGGTCGTTATTCGCAAAGCCATGGCCAAACACAACTTGGATGGGGACCGGCCTGAAGACTATGAGCTTGTTCAGATCATCTCGGAGGAGAGAG AGCTGAAGATCCCCGACAACGCCAACGTCTTCTACGCCATGAACTCTGCCGCCAATTATGACTTCGTGCTTAAGAAGCGGGGCTTCTCCAAGGGGGTGAAGATCAAGCACGGCTCCAGTTCTACCCTGCCCAGGATGAAGCAGAAAGGCCTGAAGATCGCCAAAGGCATCTTCTAG
- the RALGDS gene encoding ral guanine nucleotide dissociation stimulator isoform X3 yields MVSRRRVPPHRAAAPAPAAERLFEGCRRARSLWGGVRLEVAGESSPVVLHSFTQLDPDLPPLESSTQEIGEELEDGVIYSISLRKVQLHHTANKGQRWLGQFENESALNLYETCKVRTIKAGTLEKLVEYLVSAFKGNDSTYVTIFLCTYRAFATTKQVLDLLLNRYGKLHVQANGDHARHAVDERMELKNTISSILGAWLDQYSEDFRKPPDFACLKQLISYVCHNIPGSDLERRARILLAQFQQQERSEPEAEAVDHGGCTFQLVEENGVGDGKPDFLSFSPEMVAEQFTLMDAELFKKVVPYHCLGCIWSQRDKKGKEHLAPTIRATVSQFNSVANCVIATCLGDRSLKPQQRAKVVERWIEVARECRILKNFSSLRAILSALQCNAVHRLKKTWDEVLRESIRTFHELSEIFSDENNHSLSRELLIKEGTSKFATLEINPKRAQKRQQQQREMGVMQGTIPYLGTFLTDLVMLDTAMKDFLDGGLINFEKRRKEFEVIAQIKLLQSACNNYSFTQEDQFVDWFHSLERLSEAESYGLSCEIEPLSESASNTLKAKKNTGIIKRWSDRQPPSTEPCASGSSHSKSFDQLKCGQYLCSGDATDSVSVTSAGSSSSDVEEINISFIPESPDCQEKKRWYTPSVADGEAKPTVSSASPLLPALQFWESTSLSSLDTSGIGSGSSSASSSSVSSTPVTASRTHKRSVSGISSYSSLSLPLYNQQVDDCCIIRVSLAVDNGNMYKSILVTSQDKTPVVIRKAMAKHNLDGDRPEDYELVQIISEERELKIPDNANVFYAMNSAANYDFVLKKRGFSKGVKIKHGSSSTLPRMKQKGLKIAKGIF; encoded by the exons AGCTCCACACAGGAGATTGGAGAAGAGCTAGAGGATGGTGTGATCTACAGCATATCGCTCCGGAAAGTGCAGCTCCATCACACGGCCAACAAAGGGCAGCGATGGCTGGGG CAGTTTGAGAATGAGTCAGCCTTAAACCTCTATGAGACATGTAAGGTGCGGACAATAAAAGCTGGGACCTTGGAGAAGCTGGTGGAGTACCTGGTCTCAGCCTTCAAAGGCAATGACTCCACATATGTCACCATCTTCCTGTGCACTTACCGGGCCTTCGCCACCACAAAGCAAGTGCTGGACCTACTGCTTAACAG GTACGGCAAACTCCATGTGCAGGCGAATGGGGACCACGCCAGGCATGCTGTGGATGAGAGGATGGAGCTGAAGAA TACCATCTCCTCCATCCTGGGCGCCTGGCTGGACCAGTACTCAGAGGACTTCCGCAAGCCTCCAGACTTCGCCTGCCTCAAGCAGCTCATCTCCTACGTGTGCCACAACATCCCTGGCTCGGACCTGGAGCGCCGAGCCCGCATATTGCTGGCCCAGTTCCAGCAGCAAGAGCGGAGTGAGCCTGAGGCAGAAG CTGTGGACCATGGTGGCTGCACATTCCAGCTGGTGGAGGAGAACGGGGTCGGGGATGGGAAGCCGGATTTCCTCTCCTTCTCGCCAGAGATGGTGGCAGAACAGTTCACGCTGATGGATGCT GAGCTGTTTAAGAAAGTGGTGCCTTACCACTGCCTGGGCTGCATCTGGTCTCAGCGAGACAAGAAGGGCAAAGAGCACCTGGCGCCCACCATCCGTGCCACGGTCTCGCAGTTCAACAGCGTGGCCAACTGTGTCATTGCCACGTGTCTCGGAGACCGGTCCCTGAAGCCGCAGCAGAGGGCTAAAGTGGTGGAGCGGTGGATCGAAGTGGCTCGG GAGTGCCGCATCCTGAAGAACTTCTCCTCCCTCCGAGCCATCCTGTCGGCTCTGCAGTGCAACGCTGTTCACCGGCTGAAGAAGACGTGGGACGAGGTCCTACG GGAGAGTATCCGCACCTTCCACGAGCTCTCCGAGATCTTCTCTGATGAGAACAACCACTCACTGAGCCGGGAGCTTCTCATCAAG GAGGGCACGTCCAAATTTGCCACCTTGGAGATCAACCCAAAGAGGGCTCAgaagcggcagcagcagcagcgagagatg GGTGTGATGCAGGGCACCATTCCTTATCTTGGCACCTTCCTCACAGACCTGGTAATGCTCGACACGGCCATGAAGGATTTCCTGGAC ggcGGGCTGATCAACTttgagaagagaaggaag GAGTTCGAAGTCATTGCCCAGATCAAGCTGCTTCAGTCGGCCTGCAACAACTATAGCTTCACGCAGGAGGACCAGTTTGTGGACTGGTTCCACAGCTTGGAGCGGCTCAGTGAGGCCGAGAG ctaTGGGCTGTCATGCGAGATTGAGCCGCTGTCAGAGTCAGCCAGCAACACGTTGAAGGCGAAGAAAAACACGGGCATCATCAAGCGATGGAGCGA CCGGCAGCCGCCGAGCACTGAGCCCTGTGCCAGTGGCAGCTCCCACTCGAAATCCTTTGACCAGCTCAAGTGCGGGCAGTACCTGTGCAGCGGGGATGCCACCGACTCCGTGAGTGTCACCTCCGCTGGTTCCAGCAGCTCCGATGTGGAGGAGATCAACATCAGCTTCATCCCAGAGTCCCCTGACTGCCAGGAGAAGAAG cgcTGGTACACCCCGTCTGTGGCCGATGGAGAAGCTAAACCCACTGTGTCCTCCGcatcccctctcctccctgccctccagtTCTGGGAATCcacctctctctcctccctggaCACGTCGGGCATCGGCTCaggctccagcagtgcctcatccTCTTCCGTCTCCTCCACACCGGTGACAGCCTCCCGCACCCACAAGCGCTCGGTCTCCGGCATCTCCAGCTACTCCTCCCTCTCGCTGCCCCTCTACAACCAGCAGGTCGACGACTGCTGCATCATCCGCGTCAGCCTGGCTGTGGACAACGGCAACATGTACAAGAGCATACTG GTGACGAGCCAGGATAAGACCCCGGTCGTTATTCGCAAAGCCATGGCCAAACACAACTTGGATGGGGACCGGCCTGAAGACTATGAGCTTGTTCAGATCATCTCGGAGGAGAGAG AGCTGAAGATCCCCGACAACGCCAACGTCTTCTACGCCATGAACTCTGCCGCCAATTATGACTTCGTGCTTAAGAAGCGGGGCTTCTCCAAGGGGGTGAAGATCAAGCACGGCTCCAGTTCTACCCTGCCCAGGATGAAGCAGAAAGGCCTGAAGATCGCCAAAGGCATCTTCTAG
- the RALGDS gene encoding ral guanine nucleotide dissociation stimulator isoform X6, whose amino-acid sequence MVSRRRVPPHRAAAPAPAAERLFEGCRRARSLWGGVRLEVAGESSPVVLHSFTQLDPDLPPLESSTQEIGEELEDGVIYSISLRKVQLHHTANKGQRWLGFENESALNLYETCKVRTIKAGTLEKLVEYLVSAFKGNDSTYVTIFLCTYRAFATTKQVLDLLLNRYGKLHVQANGDHARHAVDERMELKNTISSILGAWLDQYSEDFRKPPDFACLKQLISYVCHNIPGSDLERRARILLAQFQQQERSEPEAEAVDHGGCTFQLVEENGVGDGKPDFLSFSPEMVAEQFTLMDAELFKKVVPYHCLGCIWSQRDKKGKEHLAPTIRATVSQFNSVANCVIATCLGDRSLKPQQRAKVVERWIEVARECRILKNFSSLRAILSALQCNAVHRLKKTWDEVLRESIRTFHELSEIFSDENNHSLSRELLIKEGTSKFATLEINPKRAQKRQQQQREMGVMQGTIPYLGTFLTDLVMLDTAMKDFLDGGLINFEKRRKEFEVIAQIKLLQSACNNYSFTQEDQFVDWFHSLERLSEAESYGLSCEIEPLSESASNTLKAKKNTGIIKRWSDRQPPSTEPCASGSSHSKSFDQLKCGQYLCSGDATDSVSVTSAGSSSSDVEEINISFIPESPDCQEKKFWESTSLSSLDTSGIGSGSSSASSSSVSSTPVTASRTHKRSVSGISSYSSLSLPLYNQQVDDCCIIRVSLAVDNGNMYKSILVTSQDKTPVVIRKAMAKHNLDGDRPEDYELVQIISEERELKIPDNANVFYAMNSAANYDFVLKKRGFSKGVKIKHGSSSTLPRMKQKGLKIAKGIF is encoded by the exons AGCTCCACACAGGAGATTGGAGAAGAGCTAGAGGATGGTGTGATCTACAGCATATCGCTCCGGAAAGTGCAGCTCCATCACACGGCCAACAAAGGGCAGCGATGGCTGGGG TTTGAGAATGAGTCAGCCTTAAACCTCTATGAGACATGTAAGGTGCGGACAATAAAAGCTGGGACCTTGGAGAAGCTGGTGGAGTACCTGGTCTCAGCCTTCAAAGGCAATGACTCCACATATGTCACCATCTTCCTGTGCACTTACCGGGCCTTCGCCACCACAAAGCAAGTGCTGGACCTACTGCTTAACAG GTACGGCAAACTCCATGTGCAGGCGAATGGGGACCACGCCAGGCATGCTGTGGATGAGAGGATGGAGCTGAAGAA TACCATCTCCTCCATCCTGGGCGCCTGGCTGGACCAGTACTCAGAGGACTTCCGCAAGCCTCCAGACTTCGCCTGCCTCAAGCAGCTCATCTCCTACGTGTGCCACAACATCCCTGGCTCGGACCTGGAGCGCCGAGCCCGCATATTGCTGGCCCAGTTCCAGCAGCAAGAGCGGAGTGAGCCTGAGGCAGAAG CTGTGGACCATGGTGGCTGCACATTCCAGCTGGTGGAGGAGAACGGGGTCGGGGATGGGAAGCCGGATTTCCTCTCCTTCTCGCCAGAGATGGTGGCAGAACAGTTCACGCTGATGGATGCT GAGCTGTTTAAGAAAGTGGTGCCTTACCACTGCCTGGGCTGCATCTGGTCTCAGCGAGACAAGAAGGGCAAAGAGCACCTGGCGCCCACCATCCGTGCCACGGTCTCGCAGTTCAACAGCGTGGCCAACTGTGTCATTGCCACGTGTCTCGGAGACCGGTCCCTGAAGCCGCAGCAGAGGGCTAAAGTGGTGGAGCGGTGGATCGAAGTGGCTCGG GAGTGCCGCATCCTGAAGAACTTCTCCTCCCTCCGAGCCATCCTGTCGGCTCTGCAGTGCAACGCTGTTCACCGGCTGAAGAAGACGTGGGACGAGGTCCTACG GGAGAGTATCCGCACCTTCCACGAGCTCTCCGAGATCTTCTCTGATGAGAACAACCACTCACTGAGCCGGGAGCTTCTCATCAAG GAGGGCACGTCCAAATTTGCCACCTTGGAGATCAACCCAAAGAGGGCTCAgaagcggcagcagcagcagcgagagatg GGTGTGATGCAGGGCACCATTCCTTATCTTGGCACCTTCCTCACAGACCTGGTAATGCTCGACACGGCCATGAAGGATTTCCTGGAC ggcGGGCTGATCAACTttgagaagagaaggaag GAGTTCGAAGTCATTGCCCAGATCAAGCTGCTTCAGTCGGCCTGCAACAACTATAGCTTCACGCAGGAGGACCAGTTTGTGGACTGGTTCCACAGCTTGGAGCGGCTCAGTGAGGCCGAGAG ctaTGGGCTGTCATGCGAGATTGAGCCGCTGTCAGAGTCAGCCAGCAACACGTTGAAGGCGAAGAAAAACACGGGCATCATCAAGCGATGGAGCGA CCGGCAGCCGCCGAGCACTGAGCCCTGTGCCAGTGGCAGCTCCCACTCGAAATCCTTTGACCAGCTCAAGTGCGGGCAGTACCTGTGCAGCGGGGATGCCACCGACTCCGTGAGTGTCACCTCCGCTGGTTCCAGCAGCTCCGATGTGGAGGAGATCAACATCAGCTTCATCCCAGAGTCCCCTGACTGCCAGGAGAAGAAG tTCTGGGAATCcacctctctctcctccctggaCACGTCGGGCATCGGCTCaggctccagcagtgcctcatccTCTTCCGTCTCCTCCACACCGGTGACAGCCTCCCGCACCCACAAGCGCTCGGTCTCCGGCATCTCCAGCTACTCCTCCCTCTCGCTGCCCCTCTACAACCAGCAGGTCGACGACTGCTGCATCATCCGCGTCAGCCTGGCTGTGGACAACGGCAACATGTACAAGAGCATACTG GTGACGAGCCAGGATAAGACCCCGGTCGTTATTCGCAAAGCCATGGCCAAACACAACTTGGATGGGGACCGGCCTGAAGACTATGAGCTTGTTCAGATCATCTCGGAGGAGAGAG AGCTGAAGATCCCCGACAACGCCAACGTCTTCTACGCCATGAACTCTGCCGCCAATTATGACTTCGTGCTTAAGAAGCGGGGCTTCTCCAAGGGGGTGAAGATCAAGCACGGCTCCAGTTCTACCCTGCCCAGGATGAAGCAGAAAGGCCTGAAGATCGCCAAAGGCATCTTCTAG